The Rhineura floridana isolate rRhiFlo1 chromosome 10, rRhiFlo1.hap2, whole genome shotgun sequence genome includes a region encoding these proteins:
- the BMI1 gene encoding polycomb complex protein BMI-1 isoform X3, protein MENTRAAAYCAKMHRTTRIKITELNPHLMCVICGGYFIDATTIIECLHSFCKTCIVHYLETSKYCPICDVQVHKTRPLLNIRSDKTLQDIVYKLVPGLFKNEMKRRRDFYAAHPSADAANGSNEDRGEVADEDKRIITDDEIISLSIEFFDQNRLERKGNKEKEKPKEEVNDKRYLRCPAAMTVMHLRKFLRSKMDIPNTLQIDVMYEEEPLKDYYTLMDIAYIYTWRRNGPLPLKYRVRPTCKRMKIGGHQRDGLNNSMELESDSGSEKARSPAGGTPSTSSCLLSPGTPVQSPHPQFPHISSTMNGTSGSPSSNHHSAFTNRARKASLNGSSATSSG, encoded by the exons ATGGAAAATACCAG AGCTGCCGCTTATTGCGCAAAAATGCATCGCACCACCCGCATCAAAATAACCGAGCTAAACCCCCATCTCATGTGCGTGATCTGTGGAGGGTACTTCATTGATGCAACCACCATCATCGAGTGTCTGCACTCCT TTTGTAAGACGTGTATCGTGCACTACTTGGAAACGAGCAAGTATTGTCCTATTTGCGATGTCCAAGTTCACAAAACCAGGCCTCTTTTAAATATAAG ATCCGATAAAACTCTCCAAGACATTGTCTACAAGTTAGTGCCAGGCCTTTTCAAAA ATGAAATGAAAAGAAGAAGAGACTTTTATGCTGCTCATCCCTCTGCAGATG CTGCCAATGGCTCTAATGAAGACAGGGGAGAAGTTGCAGATGAAGACAAAAGGATTATAACAGATGATGAGATAATAAGCTTATCCATAGAGTTCTTTGACCAAAATAG ACTGGAACGGAAAGGaaacaaagagaaagagaaaccCAAAGAGGAG GTGAATGACAAAAGATATTTACGCTGCCCTGCAGCAATGACTGTAATGCATCTGAGAAAGTTTCTCAGGAGCAAAATGGACATACCCAACACTCTTCAG ATTGACGTCATGTATGAAGAGGAGCCTTTGAAGGACTACTACACGTTAATGGACATTGCCTACATTTACACTTGGAGAAGG aACGGCCCCCTCCCTTTGAAGTACCGGGTGCGACCAACATGCAAAAGAATGAAGATCGGCGGCCACCAGCGGGATGGGTTGAACAATAGCATGGAGCTGGAAAGTGACTCTGGGAGCGAGAAGGCGAGGAGCCCTGCGGGAGGCACCCCATCTACTTCGTCCTGTTTGCTCAGCCCCGGCACCCCGGTGCAGTCTCCACACCCACAGTTCCCTCACATCTCTAGTACTATGAATGGAACCAGCGGCAGCCCCAGCAGTAACCACCACTCCGCCTTCACCAACAGAGCCCGGAAAGCCTCTCTAAATGGTTCTTCCGCTACTTCCTCGGGCTGA
- the BMI1 gene encoding polycomb complex protein BMI-1 isoform X2, which produces MTAAAYCAKMHRTTRIKITELNPHLMCVICGGYFIDATTIIECLHSFCKTCIVHYLETSKYCPICDVQVHKTRPLLNIRSDKTLQDIVYKLVPGLFKNEMKRRRDFYAAHPSADDVNCCENFCAAANGSNEDRGEVADEDKRIITDDEIISLSIEFFDQNRLERKGNKEKEKPKEEVNDKRYLRCPAAMTVMHLRKFLRSKMDIPNTLQIDVMYEEEPLKDYYTLMDIAYIYTWRRNGPLPLKYRVRPTCKRMKIGGHQRDGLNNSMELESDSGSEKARSPAGGTPSTSSCLLSPGTPVQSPHPQFPHISSTMNGTSGSPSSNHHSAFTNRARKASLNGSSATSSG; this is translated from the exons atgac AGCTGCCGCTTATTGCGCAAAAATGCATCGCACCACCCGCATCAAAATAACCGAGCTAAACCCCCATCTCATGTGCGTGATCTGTGGAGGGTACTTCATTGATGCAACCACCATCATCGAGTGTCTGCACTCCT TTTGTAAGACGTGTATCGTGCACTACTTGGAAACGAGCAAGTATTGTCCTATTTGCGATGTCCAAGTTCACAAAACCAGGCCTCTTTTAAATATAAG ATCCGATAAAACTCTCCAAGACATTGTCTACAAGTTAGTGCCAGGCCTTTTCAAAA ATGAAATGAAAAGAAGAAGAGACTTTTATGCTGCTCATCCCTCTGCAGATG ATGTAAATTGCTGTGAAAATTTCTGTGCAGCTGCCAATGGCTCTAATGAAGACAGGGGAGAAGTTGCAGATGAAGACAAAAGGATTATAACAGATGATGAGATAATAAGCTTATCCATAGAGTTCTTTGACCAAAATAG ACTGGAACGGAAAGGaaacaaagagaaagagaaaccCAAAGAGGAG GTGAATGACAAAAGATATTTACGCTGCCCTGCAGCAATGACTGTAATGCATCTGAGAAAGTTTCTCAGGAGCAAAATGGACATACCCAACACTCTTCAG ATTGACGTCATGTATGAAGAGGAGCCTTTGAAGGACTACTACACGTTAATGGACATTGCCTACATTTACACTTGGAGAAGG aACGGCCCCCTCCCTTTGAAGTACCGGGTGCGACCAACATGCAAAAGAATGAAGATCGGCGGCCACCAGCGGGATGGGTTGAACAATAGCATGGAGCTGGAAAGTGACTCTGGGAGCGAGAAGGCGAGGAGCCCTGCGGGAGGCACCCCATCTACTTCGTCCTGTTTGCTCAGCCCCGGCACCCCGGTGCAGTCTCCACACCCACAGTTCCCTCACATCTCTAGTACTATGAATGGAACCAGCGGCAGCCCCAGCAGTAACCACCACTCCGCCTTCACCAACAGAGCCCGGAAAGCCTCTCTAAATGGTTCTTCCGCTACTTCCTCGGGCTGA
- the COMMD3 gene encoding COMM domain-containing protein 3 → MELSEPVQSGLQILADRGCFSLRAYTVLVQTAFQSLLSGQADQASLDHPDLEHIDPAVLKHCHAAAASCIVEAGKQKADKSAISTYLEDCKFDKERIEQFCTEYQKNKDTLEILLGSIGRCPLHITDVCWRLEYQIKTNQLHKNYHPAYLMTLNVENNDSRSHPDINFSCSMEQLQDLVGKLKDAAKSLERTTQL, encoded by the exons ATGGAGTTGTCGGAGCCTGTGCAGAGTGGGTTGCAGATCCTGGCTGATCGCGGCTGTTTTTCCCTCAGAGCGTACACGGTTCTGGTACAGACGGCCTTCCAGAGCTTGCTCAGCGGCCAGGCCGACCAGGCCTCTTTAG atCATCCAGACTTGGAACATATTGATCCAGCAGTATTAAAACATTGCCATGCAGCTGCTGCATCTTGTATAGTAGAAGCTGGAAAGCAAAAAGCTGACAAATCTGCCATAAG TACTTATTTAGAAGACTGTAAGTTTGACAAAGAAAGAATTGAACAATTTTGCACCGAATACCAG AAAAATAAAGATACCTTGGAAATCCTATTGGGAAG CATAGGCAGATGCCCACTGCATATAACTGATGTTTGTTGGCGTTTGGAATATCAAATCAAG ACTAATCAACTTCATAAAAATTATCACCCTGCTTATCTGATGACCTTAAATGTTGAG AACAATGACTCAAGATCTCACCCGGACATTAATTTTAGTTGTTCTATGGAGCAATTACAG GATTTAGTTGGAAAACTAAAAGATGCAGCTAAAAGCCTAGAGAGAACAACTCAGCTGTAG
- the BMI1 gene encoding polycomb complex protein BMI-1 isoform X4, protein MHRTTRIKITELNPHLMCVICGGYFIDATTIIECLHSFCKTCIVHYLETSKYCPICDVQVHKTRPLLNIRSDKTLQDIVYKLVPGLFKNEMKRRRDFYAAHPSADDVNCCENFCAAANGSNEDRGEVADEDKRIITDDEIISLSIEFFDQNRLERKGNKEKEKPKEEVNDKRYLRCPAAMTVMHLRKFLRSKMDIPNTLQIDVMYEEEPLKDYYTLMDIAYIYTWRRNGPLPLKYRVRPTCKRMKIGGHQRDGLNNSMELESDSGSEKARSPAGGTPSTSSCLLSPGTPVQSPHPQFPHISSTMNGTSGSPSSNHHSAFTNRARKASLNGSSATSSG, encoded by the exons ATGCATCGCACCACCCGCATCAAAATAACCGAGCTAAACCCCCATCTCATGTGCGTGATCTGTGGAGGGTACTTCATTGATGCAACCACCATCATCGAGTGTCTGCACTCCT TTTGTAAGACGTGTATCGTGCACTACTTGGAAACGAGCAAGTATTGTCCTATTTGCGATGTCCAAGTTCACAAAACCAGGCCTCTTTTAAATATAAG ATCCGATAAAACTCTCCAAGACATTGTCTACAAGTTAGTGCCAGGCCTTTTCAAAA ATGAAATGAAAAGAAGAAGAGACTTTTATGCTGCTCATCCCTCTGCAGATG ATGTAAATTGCTGTGAAAATTTCTGTGCAGCTGCCAATGGCTCTAATGAAGACAGGGGAGAAGTTGCAGATGAAGACAAAAGGATTATAACAGATGATGAGATAATAAGCTTATCCATAGAGTTCTTTGACCAAAATAG ACTGGAACGGAAAGGaaacaaagagaaagagaaaccCAAAGAGGAG GTGAATGACAAAAGATATTTACGCTGCCCTGCAGCAATGACTGTAATGCATCTGAGAAAGTTTCTCAGGAGCAAAATGGACATACCCAACACTCTTCAG ATTGACGTCATGTATGAAGAGGAGCCTTTGAAGGACTACTACACGTTAATGGACATTGCCTACATTTACACTTGGAGAAGG aACGGCCCCCTCCCTTTGAAGTACCGGGTGCGACCAACATGCAAAAGAATGAAGATCGGCGGCCACCAGCGGGATGGGTTGAACAATAGCATGGAGCTGGAAAGTGACTCTGGGAGCGAGAAGGCGAGGAGCCCTGCGGGAGGCACCCCATCTACTTCGTCCTGTTTGCTCAGCCCCGGCACCCCGGTGCAGTCTCCACACCCACAGTTCCCTCACATCTCTAGTACTATGAATGGAACCAGCGGCAGCCCCAGCAGTAACCACCACTCCGCCTTCACCAACAGAGCCCGGAAAGCCTCTCTAAATGGTTCTTCCGCTACTTCCTCGGGCTGA
- the BMI1 gene encoding polycomb complex protein BMI-1 isoform X1 gives MENTRAAAYCAKMHRTTRIKITELNPHLMCVICGGYFIDATTIIECLHSFCKTCIVHYLETSKYCPICDVQVHKTRPLLNIRSDKTLQDIVYKLVPGLFKNEMKRRRDFYAAHPSADDVNCCENFCAAANGSNEDRGEVADEDKRIITDDEIISLSIEFFDQNRLERKGNKEKEKPKEEVNDKRYLRCPAAMTVMHLRKFLRSKMDIPNTLQIDVMYEEEPLKDYYTLMDIAYIYTWRRNGPLPLKYRVRPTCKRMKIGGHQRDGLNNSMELESDSGSEKARSPAGGTPSTSSCLLSPGTPVQSPHPQFPHISSTMNGTSGSPSSNHHSAFTNRARKASLNGSSATSSG, from the exons ATGGAAAATACCAG AGCTGCCGCTTATTGCGCAAAAATGCATCGCACCACCCGCATCAAAATAACCGAGCTAAACCCCCATCTCATGTGCGTGATCTGTGGAGGGTACTTCATTGATGCAACCACCATCATCGAGTGTCTGCACTCCT TTTGTAAGACGTGTATCGTGCACTACTTGGAAACGAGCAAGTATTGTCCTATTTGCGATGTCCAAGTTCACAAAACCAGGCCTCTTTTAAATATAAG ATCCGATAAAACTCTCCAAGACATTGTCTACAAGTTAGTGCCAGGCCTTTTCAAAA ATGAAATGAAAAGAAGAAGAGACTTTTATGCTGCTCATCCCTCTGCAGATG ATGTAAATTGCTGTGAAAATTTCTGTGCAGCTGCCAATGGCTCTAATGAAGACAGGGGAGAAGTTGCAGATGAAGACAAAAGGATTATAACAGATGATGAGATAATAAGCTTATCCATAGAGTTCTTTGACCAAAATAG ACTGGAACGGAAAGGaaacaaagagaaagagaaaccCAAAGAGGAG GTGAATGACAAAAGATATTTACGCTGCCCTGCAGCAATGACTGTAATGCATCTGAGAAAGTTTCTCAGGAGCAAAATGGACATACCCAACACTCTTCAG ATTGACGTCATGTATGAAGAGGAGCCTTTGAAGGACTACTACACGTTAATGGACATTGCCTACATTTACACTTGGAGAAGG aACGGCCCCCTCCCTTTGAAGTACCGGGTGCGACCAACATGCAAAAGAATGAAGATCGGCGGCCACCAGCGGGATGGGTTGAACAATAGCATGGAGCTGGAAAGTGACTCTGGGAGCGAGAAGGCGAGGAGCCCTGCGGGAGGCACCCCATCTACTTCGTCCTGTTTGCTCAGCCCCGGCACCCCGGTGCAGTCTCCACACCCACAGTTCCCTCACATCTCTAGTACTATGAATGGAACCAGCGGCAGCCCCAGCAGTAACCACCACTCCGCCTTCACCAACAGAGCCCGGAAAGCCTCTCTAAATGGTTCTTCCGCTACTTCCTCGGGCTGA